The Lactuca sativa cultivar Salinas chromosome 2, Lsat_Salinas_v11, whole genome shotgun sequence genome includes the window ACTACACTTAAAGCAAACTTCTTCCTCGGTTGGGCATTCGTGGGCATAGTaaccagtcttcccgcatttgaagCAGGTTACTTCCTTAGGGCATCTACCATTGTGTTTCCTTCCAtacttgtcacaccattttgcttcacctACTCCTCCAGACTTCGAGGACATGTTGTTCTTGTCAGACCTTGAAGaaccctcaaatttcctctttttGCCAATCTCAACCTTGCTGGCGATACTACCATTGATCACTTCATCAACAGACCTAGCAACCCAGATGGTCGCCTCAAGAGTGGGTGTCTGACTTACTGGCACAGTAAGTTCGTCCTTACTTttttgaagtaaacgccttgtttcttccatctgttgaTCAAGCATTATCCGCACCATTGCTTGTACTTCGGTCATCATGACTGGcccaggtgcaacttcttcttcaacaggtatttgctgaaccactgggggttggttcctattctcatttgcattcacgtttccactatgggtccttgccatcttgatctatacaccaaataaggtgaatctagatctttacttaggattgacggttaaatcatccttatcactccgaaacgtttatatgctagttctaatatcgtagtcgtacgtttagaatcctaaacacataaggtttccagatccggtcggcaacagaccatagatccgaacaactaacagcatatcaggcacaagtatttagcacataaaagcatgttaggcataATTCCTCAAAttatctagtgctcacacctcacaatcatcgcttagcattccaagtttaagactagaaataaatccatattccaacttcgcttaaactaatgctctgataccaactgtgacatccccattttcacagccagaaaagaccgattttgtttatgctttataaaaatcaaagtacttcttttaacaaaaacgttgcggaatttgttcctagaaaaacatgataaatacgttaataaaacattttcgaagaaacgtatttatttcattttaaaacgtttgggatgtcatcgttaatacagaaacataagcataaacagaacttacaattatttacactagtgatctacatctctttaaatctctcagtgcaatgtcacttcatatcaacacctgtgatataaataaactgagtgggtcaggttgggaaacctggtgagcacatagggttttcaacccacaataatataattattaattttaaacatcaaacaatcaacccaattacccattcccgttatcctcacattacgtccctaaaacatctaacacaagggacctagtctaaggattatcattgggatggacactactgctaaggggattccttggcaatgaaagtcctaaaggcaaccatgtggaggatggagtacatctggtgagcacacagttcacacagtttgaataaacacacagttcgaataaacacctacaggttgcgagcctgctagtgttccactcgactgtctagaatagtccgtggtcgtcatctatactccactagatgactagatcatcaagaacagctataacgaggcctctcattattttattttgtcacacagcaactattacatctacccatgttttacccaacacattttgtagatataaaatacatatatagtctaaatcattgaaaacatgtataaaacgttcatccagcatagatagcaagtatacagataatatacacacacaacacgtaatttatataaaatacttcatatctttgagtaagctgaaagtaactatgcactcacttgaaaggtggtgactcagcactcggacagcgcttcgatactctcaaaacgattttccttcgataaaacctagtaccaataccactagggtttagtctaacgataaccgcgacaaaataaattagtctgactattattaagcgttaataacactcagtataactcataataatagcccatataattattttaaaaacctaataacattcctataattatttgaaagctatattaaaaattgcgtaagcgtagcacacttacagcgaattttatcgaaaaccagaacttaactggagcagcgtttcgaaaccgaaaggctctttttctcgggactcgggaagcctcggggcttccctcgggagctagggattttatctagggcttaggggtggtttgggattgtagagagagaaattagtgagagaaagaagagattttggagtggAGAATTATGGCAGCCTCGGCCTTCTATTTATAGCCCAGACTTCGgaccttacgctgggcgtaccgagggtatgttgggcgtactcctcggatacgATTACCAGCCTCGGTCCAGCTGTCTTGCACTCATCTCGGAAGGATCAGACCGaagttacgtggggcgtaacttcttcgtacgcggggcgtaatagcGAGGGTGGCGCGTCAAGATCCGAAGCGAAGCCTTGGTCAGCAAGCAACGGCTGAGAGTTGGCCACGTCATCTCAGTTCGCAATTTtccttctcgacttctaaaaatcataactttcacatacgagctccgtttttgacgttctttatatccacgcgaaggttggaacatactctacaacttttgtttagactctgtcggctaattttgattctattttaaattttatattattaacaggccgggacaggattggtctgttaaatcctcataacttcttcatccgacgtccgttttcacccatctttttctcgttacgctactcttaatgaggtcttcgattctcgtttaggtcgtgtcggctaaaaatcactcgatctaatattcgaattttgggctgtacactgctaactcgaaacttcgaaaaatcataacttcttcatacgaagtcagatttgggcgttcttttttcaatgttcttagtttaacatattctaagactttcgtttagatcgctaaggctaaatctcgctctatcgtaaattcactatttacgctttctgatgccgtgtcggttccgtcgcgaaacttccacgggtcataacttcttcgttataactcagatttcggcgttctttatatgtacggaaaccttgtgacatattgtACCACTTGGTTAAGATcaattattctaaataatcttttctcgaaaagtcgttttcgaatcctattgcctctaattgactAACCCGGATCTGTGGGCGTTACATTTAAGAATCATCTTGTATCCTCTTAGTCACTACAATATGGCAACTATCATGAAAACTATGCCAAACATCATACATATCTTACTACAACACTACTAAGCTCTCCTAGTAATTATCATCTCACTTGCTTTTGCATTACTAGGAACCACTATCAACATTGTTGGTTTCCTTGTGCATACAAATTAAACATAATACTAGATCAAATAGACTATTGAAAAACTGTTCTaccctaatcccacaaccaaaaaaggagcATGAAATAAAGCTAAATCAATCATTATAAAGCTATATAACCCAAACTATGTACAATTCTAAAACATACACTTACAAAATAATATTATCAATCTAGAATCCAAGTAGCACATTACATTCATTTCCCCTAGGCTATAAGCATCACACATATCAGGTAATTCTATCATACAATTCCTAAATGAATCATTAGCCCTATACTAGCATGAAACTCACATAATAGCATACTAAAGCATATTactcatgtatgggtattttgataATCTCTAACTTGAGCTCGGCTTATCAGAATCCTATAGGCAACCTTGTTTGTTGATTAGACAAGAAAAATGCATTCATCTGACTTCGATGCAAATTTGTTAAGGTGCTCCttattgttgatcacaaaacatctacacctgAATATGTGAAAGAATGGGACATTCGGTTTTCGATTGTTGCTTCCCTCATAAGGTGTTTTGTTGAGACGCTTGCAGACAATGCTTTGGTTTTGGATGAAGCAAGCAGTTGGCACAACTTCGGCCTAGAAGTATAGAGGAAGATTTGCAAAGTTTaacatggatctggctgcttctaccAGAGTACGATTTATTcgctctactactccattttgttgCAGTGTGTAGGGAGCAGAAAAGTTGTGACTGATAcctttggaaaccaagaaactattcAGGAGATGATTAGTTAACTCCGTTCTGTTGTCATTTCGGATTCTGTGAACTGGTAGCTTGATTTGGAGTTCAATATCTTTTATGAAGTTTATCAAAACCTGCGGCGTTTCGGATTTGAGTCTCAGGAAGAAGACCTAAGTTAAATGAGTAAAGTCATCAATTATAATCAGTATGTGCTTCTTATGATGGATACGGGCTACAGtagatggaccgcagagatcaatatgCAGCAACTCTAGAGGCTCATAAATTAATGAATTAGTCACCAGTGAATGACTTCTCTTTGATTATTTACCACACTCACAAGCAGGGCAGAGTGTATCATTGCTGTATTTCAGAATGGGAAGACCACAACAAGTTCGTTTGAGACAAGGTGTTGATATATCAAAAGTTCAGATGAGCTAGCTTACGGTGCCACAACTAGCTGACTTCGGATACTGCTTTCCATAAAAATAACAACTGTGGTTTCCCAATGATCAATGAAAcatccaaaggatacattgtTCCTTCGGATATGAATTTAATCAAACAGATGCTTCTATCACTTTTCATAATGTAGCAGTACTCATTATTAAACACAAACCCATGGAAAGCTTTAAAAAGTTGGCCTACACTGACGAGATTATTCTTAAGCCCTTCtactgatgagtttataaaactctttgatcgattagatcttataacaggcaaATCAAGAAGGTAATAACAGTAagataaaaacacaagaatgaatctgaatgagtcgaatgattcaattaactTAATCGtaagcagagctcgatgaagaacttccgctgtaaaggatattagggttacaaaagaataAGAACGTGAACGCTATcaaaatctctatcaaatcttacgttcTAGAATGCATTCAAGCATCTATAAATAgtaaaccctacaaaataacttacggatggacaggcccataccggagactaaactggactagctaacgagcctaagacgcaacacaaactagacctaacaatctccccctttgcgtcaattggagcgagactatcacttcttcttgctgggtccagctgccggaaccttcttagtggtatcaaacagatgagggataagagcaaggattgtctgtctgaagcgaatgtaccactggatcatatcatcgaagtacttcttgtcgtctgctgagttttgcttgcaacgatgaatgatacccaaaacatgttccaggcatgcagtggtgtatagatgtttgtctgccaaatcgaacaggcatttttggccttcgtttctggtaaacataacagaATTTCTTttcgggtctatcttccccat containing:
- the LOC111886327 gene encoding uncharacterized protein LOC111886327; translation: MVRIMLDQQMEETRRLLQKSKDELTVPVSQTPTLEATIWVARSVDEVINGSIASKVEIGKKRKFEGSSRSDKNNMSSKSGGVGEAKWCDKYGRKHNGRCPKEVTCFKCGKTGYYAHECPTEEEVCFKCSKKGHFKQECPMRATKPSVPPKHHGRVTCFKCRKHGHYADECTFNTRVCYECNEKGHLKQDCPKRRGFTKPKALRKNYGRCY